Below is a genomic region from Gemmatimonadota bacterium.
CTCTTCGCCTCGCCAAAATCCAGACTCGTCGCCCAGCTGCTCGCCGTCTTCCTCGGCGTCTTCGGTGCGCACCGCTTTTACGTCGGCAAGGTCCAGAGCGGCATCCTGCAGGCGTGCACGCTCGGCGGCCTCGGGCTCTGGTACCTCTACGACAATATTCTCATCGCCGCCGGCTCGTTCCGTGACGCCGACGGCAACCTCGTGGCCAACTGGGAGCCCGAGAGCGACCGCCTGATTCCGCCGGGGACGGCCGCCGCCATCTTCGATGAGCTCGACGCGCTCCGCGCCGAGGTCACCGAGCTGCAGGACCGCGTCGCGTTCGCCGAGCGGATGATCGAACCCGCCGCCCGCCGCGACTCGACCCAGGCGTGACCGCCGGCGCCCTGCCGGCGTCGGTGTCCCCCCCCAACGCATTTCGGCCCCTCCTCCGCCTCGCCCTCCCGATCATCGGCGTCAACGTCGGCATGATGCTGATGGGCGCGGTCGACACCATCATGGTCGGCCGCCTCTCGCCGCAGGCGCTCGCCGCCGTGGCGCTCGGCAACCTCTACGGCATGGCGGTGCTGATGTTCGGCCTCGGCATCCTCCTCTCCCTCGATCCGGTGCTGTCGCAGGCGCACGGCGCCGGTGAGGACGAGACGGTCGCGCTTGGGGTGCAGCGTGGCGTGGTGCTGGCGATCCTGCTCTCCGTGCCGCTCGCCGCGGTGATGTGGTTCGCCGAGCCGTTCCTGCGGATGGGTGCGCCAGCCGGCGGATGTCGTGCCGCTCGCGGGCACCTACTGCCGCGTGCTGATTCCCGCGTCCTCCCCTTCCTGCTCTTCACGGTCGGGCGACAGACGTTGCAGGTGTTGCACCGGGTGCAGCCGGTGCTCTGGACGATCCTCATCGCCAACCTCGTCAACATCGGCCTCAACCATTGGCTGATCTTCGGCGGCGCCGGCGTGCCGCCGCTCGGCGTGGCCGGCTCCGCAGCCGCCACGGCCGTGTCGCGCGTGGTGATGATCGTCCTGCTGGTTTTCCTCGCTCGGCGCGAGTTGGGGCCGATGCTTCGCCCGATACGGCCGCGTCTGCTGCAGGCGGCGCCGTTCGCGACGATGCTGCGCATCGGCGTGCCGATCGCGCTGCAGGTCGAGATCGAGATGGCGGCGTTTTCGATCGTCGGGCTGTTGATGGGGATGTTCGGCACGGTGCAGGTGGCCGGCCATCAGATCGCGCTGAATCTCGCGTCGCTGACCTTCATGGTGCCGATGGGCGTCGGCATGGCGGCGTCGGTGCTGATCGGGCAGGCGGTGGGGCGGGGTGACCGCGGCGCCCTCCGTGCAGGAGTGCGAGCGGCGCTCGTGGTGGGCGCGGGCTTCATGGTGCTGACCGGACTCATCTTCCTGGTGGTGCCGCACTGGATTGCGGCCCTCTACACCAACGCGGAACCGGTGGTGGCCTTTGCGG
It encodes:
- a CDS encoding TM2 domain-containing protein, whose translation is MTDDLFASPKSRLVAQLLAVFLGVFGAHRFYVGKVQSGILQACTLGGLGLWYLYDNILIAAGSFRDADGNLVANWEPESDRLIPPGTAAAIFDELDALRAEVTELQDRVAFAERMIEPAARRDSTQA
- a CDS encoding MATE family efflux transporter, encoding MTAGALPASVSPPNAFRPLLRLALPIIGVNVGMMLMGAVDTIMVGRLSPQALAAVALGNLYGMAVLMFGLGILLSLDPVLSQAHGAGEDETVALGVQRGVVLAILLSVPLAAVMWFAEPFLRMGAPAGGCRAARGHLLPRADSRVLPFLLFTVGRQTLQVLHRVQPVLWTILIANLVNIGLNHWLIFGGAGVPPLGVAGSAAATAVSRVVMIVLLVFLARRELGPMLRPIRPRLLQAAPFATMLRIGVPIALQVEIEMAAFSIVGLLMGMFGTVQVAGHQIALNLASLTFMVPMGVGMAASVLIGQAVGRGDRGALRAGVRAALVVGAGFMVLTGLIFLVVPHWIAALYTNAEPVVAFAAILLPIAGVFQVFDGIQVVCIGVLRGLGDTHTPMLVNLVGFGILGLATSTWLAYRTPLGPIGLWWGLVVGLAAVALILLHRVRAALRRPLQRI